Proteins encoded in a region of the Nicotiana tomentosiformis chromosome 9, ASM39032v3, whole genome shotgun sequence genome:
- the LOC104101766 gene encoding protease Do-like 7 isoform X6 → MEDLCMDIDPPPFKENSLATAEDWRKALGKVVPAVVVLRTTACRAFDTESAGVSSATGFVVDKRRGIILTNRHVVKPGPVMAEAMFVNREEIPVYPIYRDPVHDFGFFRYDPGAIQFLSYEEIPLAPDAAAVGVEIRVVGNDSGEKVSILAGTLARLDRDAPQYKKDGYNDFNTFYMQAASGTKGGSSGSPVIDWQGRAVALNAGSKLSSASAFFLPLERVVRSLKFLQEGGYFSTNTRAAVSIPRGTLQVTFLHKGFDETRRLGLQHETEQLVRNSTPPSETGMLVVDSVVPGGPAQNHLEPGDVLVRMNGEVVTQFLKMETLLDDSVEQKIELQIERGSTPLTVDLLVQDLHSITPDHFLEVSGAVIHPLSYQQARNFRFNCGLVYVAEPGYMLFRAGVPRHSIIKKFAGEGISRLEDLITVLSKLSRGARVPLEYISYKERHQRKSVLVTIDRHEWYAPPQIYKRDDSSGLWTVKLAMRQESPHLVSGIYPVEQDLSNHTGSCTGEVSPKDYIPEQVSQEPRDAVTSMETSGEHVAEGPNSQDDSDNGTKKQRVEENSSVDGDVIADCSLNEHGEERLDESGSVEDAVLRDYQGAAPVAATSVAERVIEPTLVMFEVHVPSSCMLDGVHSQHFLGTGVIVYHSETMGLVAVDKNTVAVPVSDVMISFAAFPIEIPAEVVFLHPFHNFALVAYDPSALGAAGASVIRAAELLPEPALCRGDSVYLVGLSRSLQATSRKSIVTNPSAALKSGSSDVPRYRATNLEVIELDTDFGSTFSGVLTDERGRVQALWGSFSTQLKYSSSSSEEHQFVRGIPINTISQIVDRMTSGTGGPPRLINGLQRPMPCIRILEVELYPTLLSKARSFGLSDAWIQEFQIFLPRWL, encoded by the exons ATGGAGGATTTGTGTATGGACATTGATCCTCCTCCGTTCAAGGAGAACAGCCTCGCTACGGCAGAAGATTGGCGAAAGGCGCTTGGCAAAGTAGTTCCTGCCGTCGTCGTGCTCAGAACCACCGCTTGCCGAGCTTTCGATACCGAATCTGCCGGTGTCAGTTCCGCTACGGGCTTCGTTGTTGATAAGCGTCGCGGAATTATACTCACGAATCGTCATGTTGTTAAACCTG GACCTGTGATGGCAGAAGCTATGTTTGTGAACCGTGAAGAAATACCAGTTTACCCCATATACAGGGACCCT GTTCATGATTTTGGCTTCTTTCGCTACGACCCTGGTGCAATACAATTCTTGAGCTATGAAGAGATTCCTCTTGCTCCTGATGCTGCCGCTGTAGGTGTAGAAATCAGGGTTGTTGGTAATGACAGCGGCGAGAAG GTGTCTATTTTGGCCGGTACCCTTGCTCGATTAGATAGAGATGCTCCGCAGTATAAAAA AGATGGCTACAATGACTTCAACACGTTCTACATGCAA GCTGCTTCGGGGACTAAAGGTGGTTCAAGTGGCTCGCCTGTAATTGATTGGCAAGGAAGAGCTGTTGCCTTGAACGCTGGGAGCAAGTTATCAAGTGCATCTGCTTTTTTCTTGCCTTTAGAACGA GTTGTCAGGTCACTCAAATTCTTACAGGAAGGAGGATATTTTTCTACAAATACACGGGCAGCTGTCTCTATTCCTCGCGGTACGCTTCAG GTGACTTTTCTTCATAAAGGATTTGATGAGACACGCAGGCTTGGTCTTCAACATGAGACGGAACAG TTGGTGCGCAATTCCACTCCACCCAGCGAAACTGGAATGCTTGTTGTCGATTCTGTG GTTCCTGGTGGCCCAGCTCAAAATCATTTAGAGCCCGGTGATGTGCTTGTTCGCATGAATGGGGAG GTTGTTACCCAGTTCCTGAAGATGGAAACTTTACTTGATGACAGCGTCGAGCAGAAAATTGAGCTTCAAATTGAAAGGGGCAGCACTCCTTTGACAGTAGACTTGTTG GTTCAGGATTTGCACTCAATTACTCCTGACCACTTCTTGGAAGTTAGTGGTGCAGTAATACACCCCCTTTCTTATCAACAG GCTAGAAATTTTCGTTTTAACTGTGGTCTTGTCTATGTCGCCGAACCAGG ATACATGCTATTTAGAGCAGGAGTTCCTCGCCATTCCATAATTAAAAAGTTTGCAGGGGAAGGTATATCAAGACTTGAAGACTTAATTACCGTTTTATCTAAGTTGTCTAGGGGAGCAAGAGTACCATTGGAGTATATAAGCTACAAAGAACGTCATCAAAGAAAG TCTGTCTTGGTCACAATTGACCGCCATGAGTGGTATGCACCCCCACAGATATATAAGCGCGATGACAGCTCTGGCTTATGGACAGTGAAACTGGCTATGCGGCAGGAATCCCCACACTTGGTATCTGGCATTTATCCAGTCGAACAAGATTTATCAAATCATACCGGGTCTTGTACTGGTGAGGTTAGTCCAAAGGACTATATACCTGAACAAGTCAGCCAAGAACCCCGGGATGCAGTTACTAGTATGGAAACTAGTGGTGAACATGTTGCCGAGGGACCAAATTCTCAGGATGATTCTGATAATGGAACAAAGAAACAGAGGGTAGAAGAGAACTCATCTGTAGATGGTGATGTAATAGCGGATTGTTCTTTAAATGAGCATGGAGAAGAAAGATTGGATGAGTCTGGATCTGTGGAAGATGCAGTTCTGAGAGATTATCAGGGTGCAGCACCTGTAGCAGCTACTTCAGTTGCTGAGCGCGTAATTGAGCCTACTCTTGTGATGTTTGAG GTTCATGTCCCTTCATCATGTATGCTTGATGGTGTTCACTCGCAGCATTTTCTTGGAACTGGGGTAATTGTATATCATTCCGAAACCATGGGCTTGGTTGCTGTTGACAAAAACACAGTCGCTGTACCAGTTTCTGATGTCATGATATCGTTTGCTGCCTTTCCTATTGAAATTCCTGCCGAG GTAGTCTTCCTCCACCCTTTCCATAATTTTGCTTTGGTTGCATATGACCCCTCTGCTTTGGGAGCTGCTGGCGCCTCTGTGATTCGTGCTGCTGAACTTCTTCCTG AGCCTGCTCTTTGTCGAGGAGATTCAGTTTATCTAGTGGGATTGAGTAGAAGTCTACAGGCAACCTCTAGGAAATCAATTGTCACTAACCCTTCTGCTGCTTTGAAAAGTGGATCCTCTGATGTTCCGCGATACAGAGCTACAAATCTGGAAGTCATTGAGCTTGACACTG ATTTTGGAAGCACCTTTTCTGGTGTGCTTACTGATGAGCGTGGAAGGGTTCAAGCTTTATGGGGAAGCTTTTCAACGCAG CTCAAGTATAGCTCGAGTTCATCAGAAGAGCACCAATTTGTCCGAGGTATACCAATTAATACAATAAGCCAAATCGTTGACAGGATGACTTCTGGCACAGGGGGACCACCTCGTCTTATAAATGGTTTGCAAAGACCTATGCCGTGCATAAGAATATTAGAAGTAGAACTTTACCCTACTTTGCTTTCCAAAGCTCGAAGTTTTGGACTAAGTGATGCATGGATCCAG GAATTCCAGATATTCTTGCCAAGATGGTTATAA
- the LOC104101766 gene encoding protease Do-like 7 isoform X7, whose protein sequence is MEDLCMDIDPPPFKENSLATAEDWRKALGKVVPAVVVLRTTACRAFDTESAGVSSATGFVVDKRRGIILTNRHVVKPGPVMAEAMFVNREEIPVYPIYRDPVHDFGFFRYDPGAIQFLSYEEIPLAPDAAAVGVEIRVVGNDSGEKVSILAGTLARLDRDAPQYKKDGYNDFNTFYMQAASGTKGGSSGSPVIDWQGRAVALNAGSKLSSASAFFLPLERVVRSLKFLQEGGYFSTNTRAAVSIPRGTLQVTFLHKGFDETRRLGLQHETEQLVRNSTPPSETGMLVVDSVVPGGPAQNHLEPGDVLVRMNGEVVTQFLKMETLLDDSVEQKIELQIERGSTPLTVDLLVQDLHSITPDHFLEVSGAVIHPLSYQQARNFRFNCGLVYVAEPGYMLFRAGVPRHSIIKKFAGEGISRLEDLITVLSKLSRGARVPLEYISYKERHQRKSVLVTIDRHEWYAPPQIYKRDDSSGLWTVKLAMRQESPHLVSGIYPVEQDLSNHTGSCTGEVSPKDYIPEQVSQEPRDAVTSMETSGEHVAEGPNSQDDSDNGTKKQRVEENSSVDGDVIADCSLNEHGEERLDESGSVEDAVLRDYQGAAPVAATSVAERVIEPTLVMFEVHVPSSCMLDGVHSQHFLGTGVIVYHSETMGLVAVDKNTVAVPVSDVMISFAAFPIEIPAEVVFLHPFHNFALVAYDPSALGAAGASVIRAAELLPEPALCRGDSVYLVGLSRSLQATSRKSIVTNPSAALKSGSSDVPRYRATNLEVIELDTDFGSTFSGVLTDERGRVQALWGSFSTQLKYSSSSSEEHQFVRGIPINTISQIVDRMTSGTGGPPRLINGLQRPMPCIRILEVELYPTLLSKARSFGLSDAWIQMCLHSVKG, encoded by the exons ATGGAGGATTTGTGTATGGACATTGATCCTCCTCCGTTCAAGGAGAACAGCCTCGCTACGGCAGAAGATTGGCGAAAGGCGCTTGGCAAAGTAGTTCCTGCCGTCGTCGTGCTCAGAACCACCGCTTGCCGAGCTTTCGATACCGAATCTGCCGGTGTCAGTTCCGCTACGGGCTTCGTTGTTGATAAGCGTCGCGGAATTATACTCACGAATCGTCATGTTGTTAAACCTG GACCTGTGATGGCAGAAGCTATGTTTGTGAACCGTGAAGAAATACCAGTTTACCCCATATACAGGGACCCT GTTCATGATTTTGGCTTCTTTCGCTACGACCCTGGTGCAATACAATTCTTGAGCTATGAAGAGATTCCTCTTGCTCCTGATGCTGCCGCTGTAGGTGTAGAAATCAGGGTTGTTGGTAATGACAGCGGCGAGAAG GTGTCTATTTTGGCCGGTACCCTTGCTCGATTAGATAGAGATGCTCCGCAGTATAAAAA AGATGGCTACAATGACTTCAACACGTTCTACATGCAA GCTGCTTCGGGGACTAAAGGTGGTTCAAGTGGCTCGCCTGTAATTGATTGGCAAGGAAGAGCTGTTGCCTTGAACGCTGGGAGCAAGTTATCAAGTGCATCTGCTTTTTTCTTGCCTTTAGAACGA GTTGTCAGGTCACTCAAATTCTTACAGGAAGGAGGATATTTTTCTACAAATACACGGGCAGCTGTCTCTATTCCTCGCGGTACGCTTCAG GTGACTTTTCTTCATAAAGGATTTGATGAGACACGCAGGCTTGGTCTTCAACATGAGACGGAACAG TTGGTGCGCAATTCCACTCCACCCAGCGAAACTGGAATGCTTGTTGTCGATTCTGTG GTTCCTGGTGGCCCAGCTCAAAATCATTTAGAGCCCGGTGATGTGCTTGTTCGCATGAATGGGGAG GTTGTTACCCAGTTCCTGAAGATGGAAACTTTACTTGATGACAGCGTCGAGCAGAAAATTGAGCTTCAAATTGAAAGGGGCAGCACTCCTTTGACAGTAGACTTGTTG GTTCAGGATTTGCACTCAATTACTCCTGACCACTTCTTGGAAGTTAGTGGTGCAGTAATACACCCCCTTTCTTATCAACAG GCTAGAAATTTTCGTTTTAACTGTGGTCTTGTCTATGTCGCCGAACCAGG ATACATGCTATTTAGAGCAGGAGTTCCTCGCCATTCCATAATTAAAAAGTTTGCAGGGGAAGGTATATCAAGACTTGAAGACTTAATTACCGTTTTATCTAAGTTGTCTAGGGGAGCAAGAGTACCATTGGAGTATATAAGCTACAAAGAACGTCATCAAAGAAAG TCTGTCTTGGTCACAATTGACCGCCATGAGTGGTATGCACCCCCACAGATATATAAGCGCGATGACAGCTCTGGCTTATGGACAGTGAAACTGGCTATGCGGCAGGAATCCCCACACTTGGTATCTGGCATTTATCCAGTCGAACAAGATTTATCAAATCATACCGGGTCTTGTACTGGTGAGGTTAGTCCAAAGGACTATATACCTGAACAAGTCAGCCAAGAACCCCGGGATGCAGTTACTAGTATGGAAACTAGTGGTGAACATGTTGCCGAGGGACCAAATTCTCAGGATGATTCTGATAATGGAACAAAGAAACAGAGGGTAGAAGAGAACTCATCTGTAGATGGTGATGTAATAGCGGATTGTTCTTTAAATGAGCATGGAGAAGAAAGATTGGATGAGTCTGGATCTGTGGAAGATGCAGTTCTGAGAGATTATCAGGGTGCAGCACCTGTAGCAGCTACTTCAGTTGCTGAGCGCGTAATTGAGCCTACTCTTGTGATGTTTGAG GTTCATGTCCCTTCATCATGTATGCTTGATGGTGTTCACTCGCAGCATTTTCTTGGAACTGGGGTAATTGTATATCATTCCGAAACCATGGGCTTGGTTGCTGTTGACAAAAACACAGTCGCTGTACCAGTTTCTGATGTCATGATATCGTTTGCTGCCTTTCCTATTGAAATTCCTGCCGAG GTAGTCTTCCTCCACCCTTTCCATAATTTTGCTTTGGTTGCATATGACCCCTCTGCTTTGGGAGCTGCTGGCGCCTCTGTGATTCGTGCTGCTGAACTTCTTCCTG AGCCTGCTCTTTGTCGAGGAGATTCAGTTTATCTAGTGGGATTGAGTAGAAGTCTACAGGCAACCTCTAGGAAATCAATTGTCACTAACCCTTCTGCTGCTTTGAAAAGTGGATCCTCTGATGTTCCGCGATACAGAGCTACAAATCTGGAAGTCATTGAGCTTGACACTG ATTTTGGAAGCACCTTTTCTGGTGTGCTTACTGATGAGCGTGGAAGGGTTCAAGCTTTATGGGGAAGCTTTTCAACGCAG CTCAAGTATAGCTCGAGTTCATCAGAAGAGCACCAATTTGTCCGAGGTATACCAATTAATACAATAAGCCAAATCGTTGACAGGATGACTTCTGGCACAGGGGGACCACCTCGTCTTATAAATGGTTTGCAAAGACCTATGCCGTGCATAAGAATATTAGAAGTAGAACTTTACCCTACTTTGCTTTCCAAAGCTCGAAGTTTTGGACTAAGTGATGCATGGATCCAG ATGTGTCTTCACTCCGTTAAAGGTTAG
- the LOC104101766 gene encoding protease Do-like 7 isoform X8 yields the protein MEDLCMDIDPPPFKENSLATAEDWRKALGKVVPAVVVLRTTACRAFDTESAGVSSATGFVVDKRRGIILTNRHVVKPGPVMAEAMFVNREEIPVYPIYRDPVHDFGFFRYDPGAIQFLSYEEIPLAPDAAAVGVEIRVVGNDSGEKVSILAGTLARLDRDAPQYKKDGYNDFNTFYMQAASGTKGGSSGSPVIDWQGRAVALNAGSKLSSASAFFLPLERVVRSLKFLQEGGYFSTNTRAAVSIPRGTLQVTFLHKGFDETRRLGLQHETEQLVRNSTPPSETGMLVVDSVVPGGPAQNHLEPGDVLVRMNGEVVTQFLKMETLLDDSVEQKIELQIERGSTPLTVDLLVQDLHSITPDHFLEVSGAVIHPLSYQQARNFRFNCGLVYVAEPGYMLFRAGVPRHSIIKKFAGEGISRLEDLITVLSKLSRGARVPLEYISYKERHQRKSVLVTIDRHEWYAPPQIYKRDDSSGLWTVKLAMRQESPHLVSGIYPVEQDLSNHTGSCTGEVSPKDYIPEQVSQEPRDAVTSMETSGEHVAEGPNSQDDSDNGTKKQRVEENSSVDGDVIADCSLNEHGEERLDESGSVEDAVLRDYQGAAPVAATSVAERVIEPTLVMFEVHVPSSCMLDGVHSQHFLGTGVIVYHSETMGLVAVDKNTVAVPVSDVMISFAAFPIEIPAEVVFLHPFHNFALVAYDPSALGAAGASVIRAAELLPEPALCRGDSVYLVGLSRSLQATSRKSIVTNPSAALKSGSSDVPRYRATNLEVIELDTDFGSTFSGVLTDERGRVQALWGSFSTQLKYSSSSSEEHQFVRGIPINTISQIVDRMTSGTGGPPRLINGLQRPMPCIRILEVELYPTLLSKARSFGLSDAWIQIFLPRWL from the exons ATGGAGGATTTGTGTATGGACATTGATCCTCCTCCGTTCAAGGAGAACAGCCTCGCTACGGCAGAAGATTGGCGAAAGGCGCTTGGCAAAGTAGTTCCTGCCGTCGTCGTGCTCAGAACCACCGCTTGCCGAGCTTTCGATACCGAATCTGCCGGTGTCAGTTCCGCTACGGGCTTCGTTGTTGATAAGCGTCGCGGAATTATACTCACGAATCGTCATGTTGTTAAACCTG GACCTGTGATGGCAGAAGCTATGTTTGTGAACCGTGAAGAAATACCAGTTTACCCCATATACAGGGACCCT GTTCATGATTTTGGCTTCTTTCGCTACGACCCTGGTGCAATACAATTCTTGAGCTATGAAGAGATTCCTCTTGCTCCTGATGCTGCCGCTGTAGGTGTAGAAATCAGGGTTGTTGGTAATGACAGCGGCGAGAAG GTGTCTATTTTGGCCGGTACCCTTGCTCGATTAGATAGAGATGCTCCGCAGTATAAAAA AGATGGCTACAATGACTTCAACACGTTCTACATGCAA GCTGCTTCGGGGACTAAAGGTGGTTCAAGTGGCTCGCCTGTAATTGATTGGCAAGGAAGAGCTGTTGCCTTGAACGCTGGGAGCAAGTTATCAAGTGCATCTGCTTTTTTCTTGCCTTTAGAACGA GTTGTCAGGTCACTCAAATTCTTACAGGAAGGAGGATATTTTTCTACAAATACACGGGCAGCTGTCTCTATTCCTCGCGGTACGCTTCAG GTGACTTTTCTTCATAAAGGATTTGATGAGACACGCAGGCTTGGTCTTCAACATGAGACGGAACAG TTGGTGCGCAATTCCACTCCACCCAGCGAAACTGGAATGCTTGTTGTCGATTCTGTG GTTCCTGGTGGCCCAGCTCAAAATCATTTAGAGCCCGGTGATGTGCTTGTTCGCATGAATGGGGAG GTTGTTACCCAGTTCCTGAAGATGGAAACTTTACTTGATGACAGCGTCGAGCAGAAAATTGAGCTTCAAATTGAAAGGGGCAGCACTCCTTTGACAGTAGACTTGTTG GTTCAGGATTTGCACTCAATTACTCCTGACCACTTCTTGGAAGTTAGTGGTGCAGTAATACACCCCCTTTCTTATCAACAG GCTAGAAATTTTCGTTTTAACTGTGGTCTTGTCTATGTCGCCGAACCAGG ATACATGCTATTTAGAGCAGGAGTTCCTCGCCATTCCATAATTAAAAAGTTTGCAGGGGAAGGTATATCAAGACTTGAAGACTTAATTACCGTTTTATCTAAGTTGTCTAGGGGAGCAAGAGTACCATTGGAGTATATAAGCTACAAAGAACGTCATCAAAGAAAG TCTGTCTTGGTCACAATTGACCGCCATGAGTGGTATGCACCCCCACAGATATATAAGCGCGATGACAGCTCTGGCTTATGGACAGTGAAACTGGCTATGCGGCAGGAATCCCCACACTTGGTATCTGGCATTTATCCAGTCGAACAAGATTTATCAAATCATACCGGGTCTTGTACTGGTGAGGTTAGTCCAAAGGACTATATACCTGAACAAGTCAGCCAAGAACCCCGGGATGCAGTTACTAGTATGGAAACTAGTGGTGAACATGTTGCCGAGGGACCAAATTCTCAGGATGATTCTGATAATGGAACAAAGAAACAGAGGGTAGAAGAGAACTCATCTGTAGATGGTGATGTAATAGCGGATTGTTCTTTAAATGAGCATGGAGAAGAAAGATTGGATGAGTCTGGATCTGTGGAAGATGCAGTTCTGAGAGATTATCAGGGTGCAGCACCTGTAGCAGCTACTTCAGTTGCTGAGCGCGTAATTGAGCCTACTCTTGTGATGTTTGAG GTTCATGTCCCTTCATCATGTATGCTTGATGGTGTTCACTCGCAGCATTTTCTTGGAACTGGGGTAATTGTATATCATTCCGAAACCATGGGCTTGGTTGCTGTTGACAAAAACACAGTCGCTGTACCAGTTTCTGATGTCATGATATCGTTTGCTGCCTTTCCTATTGAAATTCCTGCCGAG GTAGTCTTCCTCCACCCTTTCCATAATTTTGCTTTGGTTGCATATGACCCCTCTGCTTTGGGAGCTGCTGGCGCCTCTGTGATTCGTGCTGCTGAACTTCTTCCTG AGCCTGCTCTTTGTCGAGGAGATTCAGTTTATCTAGTGGGATTGAGTAGAAGTCTACAGGCAACCTCTAGGAAATCAATTGTCACTAACCCTTCTGCTGCTTTGAAAAGTGGATCCTCTGATGTTCCGCGATACAGAGCTACAAATCTGGAAGTCATTGAGCTTGACACTG ATTTTGGAAGCACCTTTTCTGGTGTGCTTACTGATGAGCGTGGAAGGGTTCAAGCTTTATGGGGAAGCTTTTCAACGCAG CTCAAGTATAGCTCGAGTTCATCAGAAGAGCACCAATTTGTCCGAGGTATACCAATTAATACAATAAGCCAAATCGTTGACAGGATGACTTCTGGCACAGGGGGACCACCTCGTCTTATAAATGGTTTGCAAAGACCTATGCCGTGCATAAGAATATTAGAAGTAGAACTTTACCCTACTTTGCTTTCCAAAGCTCGAAGTTTTGGACTAAGTGATGCATGGATCCAG ATATTCTTGCCAAGATGGTTATAA
- the LOC104101766 gene encoding protease Do-like 7 isoform X5, with amino-acid sequence MEDLCMDIDPPPFKENSLATAEDWRKALGKVVPAVVVLRTTACRAFDTESAGVSSATGFVVDKRRGIILTNRHVVKPGPVMAEAMFVNREEIPVYPIYRDPVHDFGFFRYDPGAIQFLSYEEIPLAPDAAAVGVEIRVVGNDSGEKVSILAGTLARLDRDAPQYKKDGYNDFNTFYMQAASGTKGGSSGSPVIDWQGRAVALNAGSKLSSASAFFLPLERVVRSLKFLQEGGYFSTNTRAAVSIPRGTLQVTFLHKGFDETRRLGLQHETEQLVRNSTPPSETGMLVVDSVVPGGPAQNHLEPGDVLVRMNGEVVTQFLKMETLLDDSVEQKIELQIERGSTPLTVDLLVQDLHSITPDHFLEVSGAVIHPLSYQQARNFRFNCGLVYVAEPGYMLFRAGVPRHSIIKKFAGEGISRLEDLITVLSKLSRGARVPLEYISYKERHQRKSVLVTIDRHEWYAPPQIYKRDDSSGLWTVKLAMRQESPHLVSGIYPVEQDLSNHTGSCTGEVSPKDYIPEQVSQEPRDAVTSMETSGEHVAEGPNSQDDSDNGTKKQRVEENSSVDGDVIADCSLNEHGEERLDESGSVEDAVLRDYQGAAPVAATSVAERVIEPTLVMFEVHVPSSCMLDGVHSQHFLGTGVIVYHSETMGLVAVDKNTVAVPVSDVMISFAAFPIEIPAEVVFLHPFHNFALVAYDPSALGAAGASVIRAAELLPEPALCRGDSVYLVGLSRSLQATSRKSIVTNPSAALKSGSSDVPRYRATNLEVIELDTDFGSTFSGVLTDERGRVQALWGSFSTQLKYSSSSSEEHQFVRGIPINTISQIVDRMTSGTGGPPRLINGLQRPMPCIRILEVELYPTLLSKARSFGLSDAWIQAFHVILRNSRYSCQDGYKG; translated from the exons ATGGAGGATTTGTGTATGGACATTGATCCTCCTCCGTTCAAGGAGAACAGCCTCGCTACGGCAGAAGATTGGCGAAAGGCGCTTGGCAAAGTAGTTCCTGCCGTCGTCGTGCTCAGAACCACCGCTTGCCGAGCTTTCGATACCGAATCTGCCGGTGTCAGTTCCGCTACGGGCTTCGTTGTTGATAAGCGTCGCGGAATTATACTCACGAATCGTCATGTTGTTAAACCTG GACCTGTGATGGCAGAAGCTATGTTTGTGAACCGTGAAGAAATACCAGTTTACCCCATATACAGGGACCCT GTTCATGATTTTGGCTTCTTTCGCTACGACCCTGGTGCAATACAATTCTTGAGCTATGAAGAGATTCCTCTTGCTCCTGATGCTGCCGCTGTAGGTGTAGAAATCAGGGTTGTTGGTAATGACAGCGGCGAGAAG GTGTCTATTTTGGCCGGTACCCTTGCTCGATTAGATAGAGATGCTCCGCAGTATAAAAA AGATGGCTACAATGACTTCAACACGTTCTACATGCAA GCTGCTTCGGGGACTAAAGGTGGTTCAAGTGGCTCGCCTGTAATTGATTGGCAAGGAAGAGCTGTTGCCTTGAACGCTGGGAGCAAGTTATCAAGTGCATCTGCTTTTTTCTTGCCTTTAGAACGA GTTGTCAGGTCACTCAAATTCTTACAGGAAGGAGGATATTTTTCTACAAATACACGGGCAGCTGTCTCTATTCCTCGCGGTACGCTTCAG GTGACTTTTCTTCATAAAGGATTTGATGAGACACGCAGGCTTGGTCTTCAACATGAGACGGAACAG TTGGTGCGCAATTCCACTCCACCCAGCGAAACTGGAATGCTTGTTGTCGATTCTGTG GTTCCTGGTGGCCCAGCTCAAAATCATTTAGAGCCCGGTGATGTGCTTGTTCGCATGAATGGGGAG GTTGTTACCCAGTTCCTGAAGATGGAAACTTTACTTGATGACAGCGTCGAGCAGAAAATTGAGCTTCAAATTGAAAGGGGCAGCACTCCTTTGACAGTAGACTTGTTG GTTCAGGATTTGCACTCAATTACTCCTGACCACTTCTTGGAAGTTAGTGGTGCAGTAATACACCCCCTTTCTTATCAACAG GCTAGAAATTTTCGTTTTAACTGTGGTCTTGTCTATGTCGCCGAACCAGG ATACATGCTATTTAGAGCAGGAGTTCCTCGCCATTCCATAATTAAAAAGTTTGCAGGGGAAGGTATATCAAGACTTGAAGACTTAATTACCGTTTTATCTAAGTTGTCTAGGGGAGCAAGAGTACCATTGGAGTATATAAGCTACAAAGAACGTCATCAAAGAAAG TCTGTCTTGGTCACAATTGACCGCCATGAGTGGTATGCACCCCCACAGATATATAAGCGCGATGACAGCTCTGGCTTATGGACAGTGAAACTGGCTATGCGGCAGGAATCCCCACACTTGGTATCTGGCATTTATCCAGTCGAACAAGATTTATCAAATCATACCGGGTCTTGTACTGGTGAGGTTAGTCCAAAGGACTATATACCTGAACAAGTCAGCCAAGAACCCCGGGATGCAGTTACTAGTATGGAAACTAGTGGTGAACATGTTGCCGAGGGACCAAATTCTCAGGATGATTCTGATAATGGAACAAAGAAACAGAGGGTAGAAGAGAACTCATCTGTAGATGGTGATGTAATAGCGGATTGTTCTTTAAATGAGCATGGAGAAGAAAGATTGGATGAGTCTGGATCTGTGGAAGATGCAGTTCTGAGAGATTATCAGGGTGCAGCACCTGTAGCAGCTACTTCAGTTGCTGAGCGCGTAATTGAGCCTACTCTTGTGATGTTTGAG GTTCATGTCCCTTCATCATGTATGCTTGATGGTGTTCACTCGCAGCATTTTCTTGGAACTGGGGTAATTGTATATCATTCCGAAACCATGGGCTTGGTTGCTGTTGACAAAAACACAGTCGCTGTACCAGTTTCTGATGTCATGATATCGTTTGCTGCCTTTCCTATTGAAATTCCTGCCGAG GTAGTCTTCCTCCACCCTTTCCATAATTTTGCTTTGGTTGCATATGACCCCTCTGCTTTGGGAGCTGCTGGCGCCTCTGTGATTCGTGCTGCTGAACTTCTTCCTG AGCCTGCTCTTTGTCGAGGAGATTCAGTTTATCTAGTGGGATTGAGTAGAAGTCTACAGGCAACCTCTAGGAAATCAATTGTCACTAACCCTTCTGCTGCTTTGAAAAGTGGATCCTCTGATGTTCCGCGATACAGAGCTACAAATCTGGAAGTCATTGAGCTTGACACTG ATTTTGGAAGCACCTTTTCTGGTGTGCTTACTGATGAGCGTGGAAGGGTTCAAGCTTTATGGGGAAGCTTTTCAACGCAG CTCAAGTATAGCTCGAGTTCATCAGAAGAGCACCAATTTGTCCGAGGTATACCAATTAATACAATAAGCCAAATCGTTGACAGGATGACTTCTGGCACAGGGGGACCACCTCGTCTTATAAATGGTTTGCAAAGACCTATGCCGTGCATAAGAATATTAGAAGTAGAACTTTACCCTACTTTGCTTTCCAAAGCTCGAAGTTTTGGACTAAGTGATGCATGGATCCAG GCTTTTCATGTGATCTTAAGGAATTCCAGATATTCTTGCCAAGATGGTTATAAGGGGTGA